The nucleotide window AGAATATTTAGCAGTATTAGTTAATTATATAACCAAATTTTCACAACAGTATCAAGATATAATAGATGGAAAAGTTTTTTATAAAGATAGAGTTGATGAATTAAAAGGTGGCGCAAgaatacattatatatttaatgatTGGTATATAAAATCATTAAATGATTTTTCACCATTAGAAATGTTAACAGATGAAGAAATTCGAATAGCTATAAGAAATTCTAGTGGTCCACGAGGAGCATTATTTGTACCAGAAAGTGCTTTTGAAAcgttaataaaaaaattaataaattgtTTAAAGGAACCTTCACTTCGTTGTGCTGATCAGGTATAtgaagaattattaaaaatagtTGATAATTGTCGTATAGCAGATATGGAAAGATTTACTAATTTAAAGAGTGCTATAAATGAACAAgtgaaaatattattaaaagattGTTTACAACCAACGAAagaaatgataaaaaatttaatgtTAATTgaattatcatatattaatacaagTCATCCTGACTTTTTAAATGAAcattttatgaaaaatgtatatgataaagataatgattatatagATGAATTAGATACAGTAGTTCACCCTAAACATAATCATAAAATGTTACAGCGTCCAAAAAGAGAATATCAAGAAACATGTGGAAGTAATATGAATTATTCAACTATACAccataataatacatataaagaagaaatgaaaatgtGGAAACATAAAGAAGATGTTAAATCTTATAGAAATAAAGAAGGTACCAAAATTactaatataaataataatagagAAAATGTTTTTGTTTTACCAGTGATTCcagaaaaaattataccAGAATATTCATCTTCATCTAAAGAAATAATAGAAATTGACTTAATAAAAtcattaattaataattattttaatattgttAGAAAACATATAGCAGATGCTGTACCTAAAGCAATTATGCATTTTATGGTTAATACATCGAGAAAAACTATGCAGAAAGTTTTAATATCAAATTTACATAATGGGGAACTTTTCAACTTATTTAATGAATGTTCATCTATTAAagtaaaaagaaataacTGCAAAAAAAATCTGGAATCTTTAAATCAAGCAATAAAAATGTTGGCCGAGATTAGGAACCAAGAAGTTTAAAATGATAAgatttttatgtataagCAAAGGAAATAAAACTAGCACATgtatgtaaatataaatataaatataaatatatatatatatatatatatatatatatatatatatatatatatatatatatatatatatatatatttggGATCTATCTATTTTGGTAATatcattcttttttttcttatatatatattatatatatatatatatatatatatatatatatatatatatatatctattaGAACAATGTccatttaaaatatttaacaatttataaatttttcttcACATATATANNNNNNNNNNNNNNNNNNNNNNNNNNNNNNNNNNNNNNNNNNNNNNNNNNNNNNNNNNNNNNNNNNNNNNNNNNNNNNNNNNNNNNNNNNNNNNNNNNNNatatatatatatatatatatatataatatataaatattatatcatttgtttgtaatttttctgtaaattttaatacattacatataatataaatatataaatgtatatatatatttatttatttttatatttatattataatatatcacattatattattgtttgatattataatttcttattcatattctatttaaatattaagcatatcatatgataattaaaaaaaagaaaaaatcaaataccttttctttttcatttatttttcctaAAAATTTATGTCAATACGTTTATATTCTGAACAATATCATGAAAGTTTTGGggaataatttataaattttttgttttttttttttgttcatttattattattattatatatatatatatatatatatatatatatatatatatatattaattcatCCGccttataatattaatattgaATATAAACTTGTCAAACctatgtatattttttatatataatgatatatttgAATGATGAATAGTTTGAAGGATTCATCTAATTATAGTCCCAGTTTGTCTCATACAAGAGGTTCAAGGAAAAGATCAGATATTTTAAATGAGAATTATTATgcaaaaaatttaaaaagacGTAAATTGAAGGCTGCCAAGaaattgtaaatatatataagaaaaaaataaaaatatatatatatatatatataagtgCATAATAATTGCAAACCCCAAATGATCTCATTTgttgttatttatttatttgcattgcttcttttattttattatatatatatatattttttttttttttttcttctttttcatcttttCAGAAAAGATAGCACAAATGGAGAATTTACAAAAAAGgtaaaaaaacaattaaaAGATTATTATGAAATGCGATTTGATAAAAAGGTAATAAACTTACCATTTAGCACAGATTCGATAAATATACAACAAAGAGGTTTTCATGATTATAGTAAAGatatgaaattaaaaaagaatcatatgaataaaCCCTTGTGGATATGTTCAGATggatttatatatttagaaaTGTTTAATAGTTGTAGTAAACAAGCATCtgattttttaataacaaTAGCTGAACCAATATGTAGACCAGAATTAATTCATGAATTTCAATTAACGATTTTCTCTTTATATGCTGCAATATCAGTTGGTATAACACTTGatgaattattaattaatttagATAAATTTTCTAAAAATGTTTTACCTAATGAATTAATATCTAATATCACTAAAAGTGCTGAATCATTTGGAAAAGTAAAATTAGTGTTAAGGGAAAATAAGTATTATATAGAAGCTACAAACAAATCAGAGTTagattatttattaaataatgatacaATACAAAATGCAAGAATATATTCTActgataataataatgataaaaatatgataagTTTGTATAATTTGAATAATAGGCATAGagataataacaaaaatgataataaaaacaataacgatgataataataatatagagAAAACTACAagtaatttattaaatgaagaCCAAAAAGGAAAAGATTGCTACGTAACGTATGAGGCACCAGTGTTGGATACAACACAGTTAGGTAATACAATaggaaatataaataaataaataaatataaatatatatatatatatatacatatatgtatacatatttgttcacttttattattttattttatattttttaatattattataccCTTGTAGGATTTAAAATTAGCGAAAGTGAAAAACAACTAATGATGGAAGAAAAGAAACATGCGAATTTAAATGCAAACGAGAATTCAACAAATTATGCAGAAGTATATTCTTTTGAAGTAAATTGCGATAAGATAGAAGAAGTAAAACAAGAAGCATTGCAAACAATGCAAAGACCCTTATTAATGGAATATGATTTTCGAAGGGATAAGAAGAATCCAAATTTAATATGTTCTTTAAAGAGTCATGTTCAGATAAGATATTATCAAGAAAAGGCACTGAGGAAAATGTTTAGTAATGGTAGAAGTCGTTCAGGTATAATAGTGTTACCTTGTGGTGTAGGTAAAACATTAACCGGTATAACTGCAGCAAGTACTATTAAAAAGTCTgctttatttttaacaaCATCAGCTGTAGCTGTAGAACAATGGAAGAAACAATTTGAAGATTTCACAAATATCCATCCGAGACATATTAGAATATTAACATCAGATTATAAATTAGATTTATGGCCGATTAATGAAGCAGGTGTATTAATATCAACATATACTATGCTTTCTTATTCAGGAAAAAGAAGTGAACAAAGTTTAAGAATAGTAAATGATATAAGAAGAAGAGAATGGGGCTTATTAGTTTTTGATGAAGTACAATTTGCTCCAGCTCCATCATTTAGACGAATAAATGATATTGTAAAATCACATTGTAAACTTGGTTTAACAGCTACATTAGTAAGAGAGGATTTATTGATTCGAGATTTACATTGGATTATTGGTCCTAAATTATATGAAGCTAATTGGGTGGAATTACAGAATAAAGGTTTTTTAGCAAAGGCCTTGTGTAAGGAAATATGGTGTAGTATGCCATGTTcgttttataaatattatttaaaatcaaatagttttattaaaagaagaCTATATACATGTAACCCTAGAAAATTAATGATGTGtgaatatttaataaaataccATGAACagaataatgataaaattattgtttttagtgataatatatttgcTTTATTACATATAGCTAAAACTTTAAATAAACCATTTATATATGGTAAACTATCACCGATTGAAAGAATAGcaattattaataaatttaaacaTGACTCTTCAATTAATACCATATTATTAAGTAAAGTAGGAGATAATGCTATCGATATACCCATAGCAAATGTTGTTATACAAATTTCCTTCAATTTTGCTTCAAGAAGACAAGAAGCTCAAAGATTAGGAAGAATTATTCGACCAAAAAATAAAGctaatgaaaaaaaaaatattaatgatcctgattcctttttttatagttTAGTAAGTAAAGATACGATCGAAATGTGTTATTCTGATAAAAGACAAAGATTTCTTATTAACCAAGGATATGCTTATAATGTGCTTAGTGATAATATTGTCGATTTTAATAAACTTAATTTggtttataaaaataaaaaaattcaagAAAATTTGCTCAAATGTATTTTGGCTAGTACGGATGATGGAAATATGGATGAGGATGATGATTTATTTGAAGACCAGTCTTTTAAGAAAGATAATACTAAAGTTAATAAGACtaattcaaatattttattaaataaaaaagaggattcattaaaaaaaatagataaTACTACAGGAGgattattaaaattatcatCAAATATGGATGTAACATTTGctgataaaaaaaaaataccCACAAAAAAGTTTGCAGATAAGCATATACTTTTTAGAAAATTTCTAAGtcaaaataaatgaatttgtttattttatattataatatccTTTGTTATCTTtaaccttttttttttttttttttttttttttttttttttaataacaataaataaatatggaatatgatattaacatttatataaatatcttCTAAAGgtttaaatattaaatatatttatttataacattataataaagtatatttctttttttacatatttatattattagatcatattattaaatatgtgAAGCGAATAAATGtgttatatgtatacatatataaatatatatatatcatatatcTTAATCCCTATAAGATAGTACAcataacatatttatatatcattatttgaatccatatttttgtaaaaggttagaagaaaaaaaataacgTATGAACATTTGAAAAAcacatgaaaaaaatttacagAATTAATATGTAAGTTATATTCCCAATAATTGATGATCTCATAAATTCAAATGTGTTTTTCTATATttgagaaaaaaatatatatgtaagtgtatataaataaaaaaaaatatatagatctacatataaaattataagaaaatacATACACTCATGTTTTTCCActtaattattaatatgagAAATTATCTTTcgtatgtatataattagAATAAAACTTCAAAATGATTACTTACATTATTAgctttatttatacataaattttttttaacttaTTTTAATGGTTTCTTGAATTGTTTGGTATTAACAAATACATAAAGcttattataaataaataattatatattttatagatatgtataataataaaaaaaaaaaaaaaaaaattattcatctttgttttatatacttttaataataacatattatgaagatatgataaaatatattgtgtatattatagaattaatatatatcttcatatatctcattaacaaataaaaaaaaaaaaaaaaattaataaaaaagaactaatatatatataaaacttaataaaaacaaatttttaattaattttttattttattattatttttttaaatattattataatgtttataatataaatgtatgtatataaaagtatttttttaaaatattatttattattataaaaaatatatattacaatattattattacctGTGATAACTATGGATAAtgaatatgatatatttataaatataatttagtcccatataaatataaatgtaaaaaaattaattatattattgtatatataaaatatatgtatatatatataatatatatttatttatttatttattacatgtaaattttattttatatttatttaatattctttttttttttttttccttgttaattgtaattattcattttatttaaagagaaaattttaattacAATAAGTaatagtaaaaaaaaaaagagaaaacATAAATctgtatataaattttatactctaataaaagaagaaaatataataaattattcctattcatttataaaaagaatatatatatatatatatatatatatataaaaggaaaagcataaaacaaaaaaaaataaaataaaatattttatatatattaaaaaaaaaaaaaaaaaatgaatgcAGGGTATAGTGACGTTGTTCTATTAGTTCAATTTTCACAAAAAATTGAAAGTAGAACATTTGTTGAGTACAAATCCTTAAAATTAGCTTTAAATGGTTAAAGAatataacaataacaaatatatatttatttgtaacATTTATgtgatataatatatatatttataattgATTATTAGAAAGACGTATGCACATGTAAATACTAcgaaatatattatatttattataaaaaaaaatatactttttttttcccaATAGGAATATGCCAGCTATATGAACAGGccataaaagaaaatgatcCTTCGGTTCAAAGAATTACTTATAATATGAACGacttatttttatatattgataatatCCCAAAAATCACAATATTActgtaatatattatgaaattgaaaaatatataataataataataataataataataatagaatgatgtcatttattataataaacttgcatatgtattatatgaGAAAGTGTATTCctacatttattttttatttatcatataatatatatatatatatatatatatatattttttttttttttagattTCATACACCTACATTTAGCTACAAACCTCATGATAAAATATGGATAAAACAGAAATTGGTTGACCATATTAAAGATCAAATtggaaaataaataaacataaatgaaaattataaaatatatatatggctttatataatgattataGGCGAAAATATGATACTTATGTATATACTATgtcataatataattaattttttttttttttatcattttattataattataaattttattattaattttatgattattaattttatggttaatgatattatgattattaattttatgcttattaatattatgattattatttttattattgttattattaaatatatatattattatatatgttgtaTTAATTACTTAATGTTTATAAACAgaaaagataataaaatacacttaaagattttttttttttttttttatattttttattNNNNNNNNNNNNNNNNNNNNNNNNNNNNNNNNNNNNNNNNNNNNNNNNNNNNNNNNNNNNNNNNNNNNNNNNNNNNNNNNNNNNNNNNNNNNNNNNNNNNACCGAGTTTAATAAATTGTCTTCAATTTCGTAAACAAATACACAACCACTAGAATCTccaattattattttgttataagAATATTTGTACATATCTATTGTGTtaattgtatattataaaaaatataataaataaataaatatatatatatatatatatatatgttgtgATACATgtgataaaatataaaaagtcaagaaaaatataattaaaagctataataatatatatgtatatattttcatttttttttttttttttcttcattaaCCATCGTCATCTTTACTcattaaatattcattagtatctataatatcatcataatcttcataatttatatcatcattatcatccttatttttcttttcctcttttgttttatgtacataagaattaaatatatttgagtctatattttgaaaaatgCTTACACATGTTAAGCTGTAGCTGCTAATTGTTAATGAGTATATACAATGATTTTTTTGCTCTGATAAATTCCATATTTCTATATGTCCATTAATTTTTCCTATGAAAATAACACTGATTTTAGTTTGGCTGAATTCACAACATGAGTATATTTCATTGCTTCTGAAAGATATGTAGgaatataaacataattatataataaaattaatagtaataagtattgttatatttttaatcacacacaaatatatatatatatatatatatatatataaataattataacttgggtgatataaatattggGTGCTCCTCATTTTCTTTCCATAAGTAAAAATTTGTATCAGttaatgttattattaaatatttaatgaGCGTATTTCTTTTTACACATACTAATGTTTTAAAACTTTTATAATccttatataaaaagaaaaggaaattTTGAAATTAATAAGAAGGAGgtatctttttattataattaataaaacaatatatatatatatatatatatatatatgactGTGTATAGACTTGtcaaatattaattttttttttttttttttttttttttttacatcATTTATCTTATTGATAATAGAATAATTCTTATCTTTTTGCATACATCCATATAAGTTACCAACTATATATTCACCTTCTTCctgaataaaataaaaccaaataatatataatatataaaacacTATAGATATAAgttaaataatatatacatatatatatatatatatatatatatatatatatatatatattgatgTCTATGTACAGAGAAAGCGAAAAAAGAAGACACATTAGCATTTAATTCcataaaatgaaaatatgtatatccAAGTGAATACTCtataaaacaataaaagaattaaaatgtcaatatatatatatatataatatttatatattagtTGTATCAAAAacacatattatatatttttcttttataaaaattataaaaaaatatgatctatttaatttatttaaatataaaacaaaaagtATAAATTAATCTTATGTTTGACAGAAATAACTTTTGAATAATTTACCTGTATTTGGTCTTGTACTATTAATTTTGAAAATAGGCTTATACCCATATAACTCATCAGCTAATTctttatccttttttttcatattaatttttgtttctGCTATTTCAATATTAGTTGCGTCCCATATTAATATTGATCCATCGActatgaaaagaaaaaatgtatacaaagggaaataataacataacaaataaataaataataattattaaaataataacatttaCACATATGATTATTTACCAGATATAGAAACTAACAAATGACAATTCTTTTGATTACTAATAGATATTTTCTTctcatttaatattaaatttttatcatttaaaaaaattaggGATGTTACTTCTCTTTTATGGGAATGTTCTATACTACTAAATAAATAAGGTTCTATGTTTACAGTTTTCTCATCTAAATagaaaaagatatttaATGGTTTGTATTTTGATCAAATGTGTTTGATATAATActtataattaattattttattattatttttttttaatactaATTTTGGAATTCAATACAGATATT belongs to Plasmodium reichenowi strain SY57 chromosome 10, whole genome shotgun sequence and includes:
- a CDS encoding DNA repair helicase RAD25, putative, yielding MMNSLKDSSNYSPSLSHTRGSRKRSDILNENYYAKNLKRRKLKAAKKLKDSTNGEFTKKVKKQLKDYYEMRFDKKVINLPFSTDSINIQQRGFHDYSKDMKLKKNHMNKPLWICSDGFIYLEMFNSCSKQASDFLITIAEPICRPELIHEFQLTIFSLYAAISVGITLDELLINLDKFSKNVLPNELISNITKSAESFGKVKLVLRENKYYIEATNKSELDYLLNNDTIQNARIYSTDNNNDKNMISLYNLNNRHRDNNKNDNKNNNDDNNNIEKTTSNLLNEDQKGKDCYVTYEAPVLDTTQLGFKISESEKQLMMEEKKHANLNANENSTNYAEVYSFEVNCDKIEEVKQEALQTMQRPLLMEYDFRRDKKNPNLICSLKSHVQIRYYQEKALRKMFSNGRSRSGIIVLPCGVGKTLTGITAASTIKKSALFLTTSAVAVEQWKKQFEDFTNIHPRHIRILTSDYKLDLWPINEAGVLISTYTMLSYSGKRSEQSLRIVNDIRRREWGLLVFDEVQFAPAPSFRRINDIVKSHCKLGLTATLVREDLLIRDLHWIIGPKLYEANWVELQNKGFLAKALCKEIWCSMPCSFYKYYLKSNSFIKRRLYTCNPRKLMMCEYLIKYHEQNNDKIIVFSDNIFALLHIAKTLNKPFIYGKLSPIERIAIINKFKHDSSINTILLSKVGDNAIDIPIANVVIQISFNFASRRQEAQRLGRIIRPKNKANEKKNINDPDSFFYSLVSKDTIEMCYSDKRQRFLINQGYAYNVLSDNIVDFNKLNLVYKNKKIQENLLKCILASTDDGNMDEDDDLFEDQSFKKDNTKVNKTNSNILLNKKEDSLKKIDNTTGGLLKLSSNMDVTFADKKKIPTKKFADKHILFRKFLSQNK
- a CDS encoding dynamin-like protein, giving the protein MDKLVPIVNKLQNVLSSFISSETLSLPHIAVVGAQSVGKTSLLESLVGLSFMPKGEDIVTRTPIIIQLTNSKSDDCYCTLTYCDYDNNRVEKHIDDFSILNEILIDVTEEITGGNKCIKETPIIIEIHKNDVLDLTLIDLPGLTKVPVGNQPQNVEEQIVNLVNKYIKNPNCIILAVSSANIDLANSDSLKMARNVDPKHERTIGVITKCDMVEKPEIWKKMISGSLYPLKKGFVAVVCRSQKDVEDNITIEMSIKKEEEYFSQCIDFSNQMECIMECGIKNLAKKLNNILIEHIKNTVPFLKPKIDSLKSIEEERLLELGEPMDNMNRSEYLAVLVNYITKFSQQYQDIIDGKVFYKDRVDELKGGARIHYIFNDWYIKSLNDFSPLEMLTDEEIRIAIRNSSGPRGALFVPESAFETLIKKLINCLKEPSLRCADQVYEELLKIVDNCRIADMERFTNLKSAINEQVKILLKDCLQPTKEMIKNLMLIELSYINTSHPDFLNEHFMKNVYDKDNDYIDELDTVVHPKHNHKMLQRPKREYQETCGSNMNYSTIHHNNTYKEEMKMWKHKEDVKSYRNKEGTKITNINNNRENVFVLPVIPEKIIPEYSSSSKEIIEIDLIKSLINNYFNIVRKHIADAVPKAIMHFMVNTSRKTMQKVLISNLHNGELFNLFNECSSIKVKRNNCKKNLESLNQAIKMLAEIRNQEV
- a CDS encoding enhancer of rudimentary-like protein, giving the protein MNAGYSDVVLLVQFSQKIESRTFVEYKSLKLALNGICQLYEQAIKENDPSVQRITYNMNDLFLYIDNIPKITILLFHTPTFSYKPHDKIWIKQKLVDHIKDQIGK